One Orrella dioscoreae genomic window carries:
- the cyaY gene encoding iron donor protein CyaY, whose product MNETEFLALAAGVLDRLESQADDWFSVNDVDVDANRSGNVLTLAFDSGVQVIVNSQAPMQELWVAAPSGGFHYRHDGQVWHDTRGGPPLHEALSQIVSAAAGQPLTVTV is encoded by the coding sequence ATGAACGAAACAGAATTTCTTGCCCTGGCTGCGGGCGTCCTGGACCGGCTGGAAAGCCAGGCCGATGACTGGTTTTCCGTCAATGACGTCGATGTCGACGCCAATCGGAGCGGCAACGTCCTGACGCTGGCCTTCGACTCGGGCGTGCAGGTCATCGTCAACAGCCAGGCGCCCATGCAGGAGTTGTGGGTGGCGGCGCCCAGCGGCGGTTTCCACTATCGCCACGACGGCCAGGTCTGGCACGACACCCGTGGCGGCCCGCCCCTGCACGAAGCGCTGTCGCAGATCGTCAGCGCGGCGGCGGGCCAGCCGCTGACCGTCACGGTCTGA
- the lptM gene encoding LPS translocon maturation chaperone LptM: protein MYAPAQHRQFSRIVATLLAIGALAACGYKGPLYMAPAKPAPQNQAQEAQTQAPAQDQARGTDTRPAESQTRQPSTTTPSRAQ from the coding sequence GTGTACGCACCGGCCCAACACCGCCAGTTTTCCCGCATTGTAGCGACGCTGCTGGCGATCGGCGCGCTCGCGGCCTGCGGCTACAAGGGCCCGCTCTACATGGCCCCCGCCAAGCCCGCGCCCCAGAACCAGGCCCAGGAGGCCCAGACCCAGGCGCCCGCTCAGGACCAGGCGCGCGGAACCGACACGCGCCCGGCCGAGTCACAGACGCGCCAACCTTCCACGACGACGCCCTCCCGCGCCCAATGA
- the lysA gene encoding diaminopimelate decarboxylase, with the protein MTAHFADPARQPAGQPHFHFVNGVLHAEDVALPALCKQLGTPLYVYSRAALHANFKAYRDAIGERDVLVCYGMKANANLAVLKEFARAGAGFDIVSGGELQRVVAAGGDPGKVVFSGVGKQVWEMEAALRAGVKCFNVESLPELRRLSQVASRLGVTAPVSLRVNPDVDAQTHPYISTGLKENKFGIAIDTALEAYRVAASLPGVRVVGVDCHIGSQITDTAPYLDALDKLLDLLRALADLDISIAHLDIGGGLGIRYDDETPLAPRALLDKVFARLDASGLPPVQLVMEPGRSLVGNAGILLTRVEYLKHTDARNFAIVDAAMNDLMRPALYEAWHGVLAVTPRSGEALSYDVVGPVCESADWLARERTLALREGDLLAVESAGAYGFVMASTYNSRPRPAEVMVDGANWHVVRTRDTLASLTAGESTLP; encoded by the coding sequence ATGACCGCACATTTCGCCGATCCCGCCCGCCAACCCGCCGGGCAACCCCATTTCCACTTCGTGAACGGCGTACTGCACGCCGAGGACGTGGCCCTGCCCGCGCTGTGCAAGCAGCTGGGCACGCCGCTCTACGTCTACTCGCGCGCGGCCCTGCATGCCAACTTCAAGGCCTACCGCGACGCCATCGGCGAGCGCGACGTGCTGGTCTGCTATGGCATGAAGGCCAACGCCAACCTGGCCGTGCTGAAGGAATTCGCCCGCGCCGGCGCGGGCTTCGACATCGTCTCGGGCGGTGAGCTGCAACGTGTCGTCGCCGCCGGCGGCGATCCCGGCAAGGTCGTCTTCTCGGGCGTGGGCAAGCAGGTCTGGGAAATGGAAGCCGCGCTGCGCGCCGGCGTGAAGTGCTTCAACGTCGAATCGCTGCCCGAGCTGCGCCGCCTTTCCCAGGTCGCCAGCCGCCTGGGCGTGACCGCGCCCGTCTCGCTGCGCGTGAACCCCGACGTCGACGCCCAGACCCACCCCTACATCTCCACGGGCCTGAAGGAAAACAAGTTCGGCATCGCCATCGATACCGCGCTGGAGGCCTACCGCGTCGCGGCCAGCCTGCCCGGCGTGCGCGTGGTCGGCGTGGACTGCCACATCGGCTCGCAGATCACCGACACCGCGCCCTATCTCGACGCGCTCGACAAGCTGCTCGACCTGCTGCGCGCGCTGGCCGACCTCGACATCTCCATCGCGCACCTGGACATCGGCGGCGGCCTCGGCATCCGCTATGACGACGAAACGCCGCTCGCCCCGCGCGCGCTGCTCGACAAGGTCTTCGCGCGCCTGGACGCCAGCGGCCTGCCGCCGGTGCAACTGGTCATGGAGCCGGGCCGCTCCTTGGTGGGCAACGCCGGCATCCTGCTGACCCGCGTGGAATATCTGAAGCACACCGATGCGCGCAATTTCGCCATCGTCGACGCCGCCATGAACGATCTCATGCGCCCCGCGCTATACGAAGCCTGGCATGGCGTCCTGGCCGTCACGCCGCGCAGCGGCGAGGCCCTGTCTTATGACGTGGTGGGCCCGGTCTGCGAAAGCGCCGACTGGCTTGCGCGCGAACGCACCCTGGCCCTGCGCGAAGGCGACCTGCTGGCGGTGGAGTCCGCCGGCGCCTACGGCTTCGTCATGGCCAGCACCTACAACAGCCGCCCCCGGCCCGCCGAAGTCATGGTCGATGGCGCGAACTGGCATGTCGTGCGCACGCGCGACACCCTGGCCAGCCTGACCGCTGGCGAATCCACCCTGCCCTGA
- a CDS encoding dienelactone hydrolase family protein → MTTVTLTSKEGKPFNAYYAKGPSSSARGIVLIQEIFGINAAMRELADTWAAKGYNVVVPDLFWRQAPDVELDPTVKAEFERGYGMMQAMKTEETLADLEAARAWLAQESGHEKIALVGYCMGGMLAVRAAFEIPVKCAVSYYGVGLDSLLNDAPIDTAPTLLHIAGEDRFQTHDVRDLVMDLATAHPQFTPFIYDGVDHAFARPKGEHFDADAAAKAEQRSQTFLAEHLV, encoded by the coding sequence ATGACCACCGTCACGCTCACCAGCAAGGAAGGCAAGCCGTTCAACGCCTATTACGCCAAGGGCCCCTCGTCCTCGGCGCGCGGCATCGTCCTCATCCAGGAAATCTTCGGCATCAACGCAGCCATGCGCGAGCTGGCCGACACCTGGGCCGCCAAAGGCTACAACGTCGTGGTGCCCGATCTCTTCTGGCGCCAGGCCCCCGATGTCGAGCTCGATCCGACCGTCAAGGCCGAGTTCGAACGCGGCTACGGCATGATGCAAGCCATGAAGACCGAGGAAACCCTGGCCGACCTCGAAGCCGCCCGCGCCTGGCTGGCGCAGGAATCCGGCCACGAGAAGATCGCCCTCGTCGGCTACTGCATGGGCGGCATGCTGGCCGTGCGCGCCGCCTTCGAGATCCCGGTGAAGTGCGCCGTCAGCTACTACGGTGTCGGGCTGGACAGTCTGCTGAACGACGCCCCCATCGACACCGCGCCCACGCTGCTGCACATCGCGGGCGAAGACCGCTTCCAGACGCATGACGTGCGCGACCTGGTCATGGACCTGGCCACGGCGCACCCCCAGTTCACGCCCTTCATCTACGACGGCGTGGACCACGCCTTCGCGCGCCCCAAGGGCGAACACTTCGACGCCGATGCGGCCGCCAAGGCCGAGCAGCGTTCGCAGACCTTCCTGGCGGAGCATCTGGTCTGA
- a CDS encoding type II toxin-antitoxin system HipA family toxin: MWVWLPGATAPVVAGLLSRNGERYGFNYGRSYLARNDAIPIYEPELPLVRGAIPPQPGLRLASALRDAAPDAWGRRVILNRLLGVKGKNADVTVLDELTYLLESGSDRIGGLDFQASPTEYVPRAAQPATLESLMEAATMVERGVPLAPELGQALFHGSSLGGARPKAMIEANDAKFIAKFSSSTDMYNVVKAEYVAMRLAAEAGLHVAPVQWRHTAGKDVLLIKRFDRTKTGQGWQRRLMVSALTLFGLDEMMARYASYEDLTDIIRQRFEQPIPTLRELYGRLVFNVICGNTDDHARNHAAFWDGKMLSLTPAYDICPQHRAGNEATQAMLIVGENRMSRLAVCLEAAPKFRLDEAEAMLIITQQVETVRDRWTGVCDEAELSEIDRKLFWGRMFCNPFIFEEAPSALSRLG; this comes from the coding sequence GTGTGGGTCTGGCTGCCGGGTGCAACGGCACCCGTGGTGGCAGGCCTGCTGAGCCGAAACGGGGAGCGGTATGGTTTCAACTATGGTCGCAGCTATTTGGCGCGGAACGATGCCATTCCGATTTACGAGCCGGAGTTGCCGCTGGTGCGTGGCGCCATTCCGCCCCAGCCCGGCCTACGCCTGGCGAGCGCGCTGAGAGACGCCGCTCCTGACGCATGGGGACGAAGGGTCATTCTGAACCGACTGCTTGGTGTCAAAGGCAAGAATGCGGATGTCACCGTGCTGGATGAGCTGACCTATCTGCTCGAATCCGGCTCCGACAGGATAGGTGGCCTCGATTTTCAGGCATCCCCGACGGAGTACGTGCCGAGGGCTGCACAGCCGGCCACGCTTGAGTCCCTGATGGAGGCAGCCACGATGGTCGAACGCGGCGTGCCGTTGGCACCCGAGTTGGGTCAAGCGCTGTTTCACGGCAGTTCACTGGGCGGTGCCAGGCCGAAAGCGATGATTGAGGCCAATGACGCGAAGTTCATCGCGAAGTTTTCCTCGTCGACCGATATGTACAACGTTGTGAAAGCCGAATATGTCGCCATGCGATTGGCGGCGGAGGCCGGATTGCACGTGGCGCCGGTGCAATGGCGTCACACTGCGGGCAAGGACGTTCTGCTCATCAAACGTTTCGATCGCACGAAAACCGGGCAGGGGTGGCAACGCCGGCTGATGGTGTCGGCGCTGACATTGTTCGGTCTCGATGAAATGATGGCGCGGTACGCAAGCTATGAAGACCTGACGGACATCATCCGTCAACGCTTCGAACAGCCCATACCGACGCTACGGGAACTGTACGGGCGCCTGGTTTTCAACGTCATTTGCGGCAACACCGACGATCATGCGCGTAACCACGCCGCGTTCTGGGATGGCAAGATGCTGAGTCTGACACCCGCCTACGATATTTGCCCGCAGCATCGGGCTGGTAACGAAGCCACGCAAGCAATGCTGATCGTCGGCGAGAACAGGATGAGCCGTCTCGCTGTTTGCCTGGAGGCTGCGCCAAAATTCCGGCTTGACGAGGCCGAAGCGATGTTGATCATCACGCAGCAGGTTGAGACAGTACGCGACCGGTGGACCGGAGTTTGCGACGAGGCCGAGCTGAGCGAGATCGACCGCAAGTTGTTCTGGGGGCGGATGTTCTGCAACCCCTTTATCTTTGAAGAGGCGCCATCAGCCCTTTCGCGGTTGGGATGA
- a CDS encoding helix-turn-helix transcriptional regulator, producing MAKPATRSYSHYSREAARLLGLAIRVARIERGMTAEDLAERAGVSRGLVRRAEEGDMGCSLGAVFELAAIVGVPLFTPDPSMMTMQAASLERTLTLLPRAVHPSRKAVKDEF from the coding sequence ATGGCGAAGCCCGCCACCCGTAGCTATTCCCACTACAGCCGGGAGGCTGCGCGTCTACTCGGGTTGGCGATCCGTGTTGCGCGGATTGAACGTGGAATGACCGCAGAAGATCTGGCAGAGCGAGCAGGCGTGTCGCGCGGGCTGGTTCGCCGCGCCGAGGAGGGGGACATGGGGTGTTCGCTGGGCGCTGTTTTCGAGCTTGCCGCCATTGTGGGCGTGCCGCTGTTCACGCCCGACCCGAGCATGATGACGATGCAGGCCGCCAGCCTGGAGAGAACGCTCACCTTGCTGCCGCGTGCGGTCCATCCTTCAAGGAAGGCAGTCAAGGATGAATTCTAG
- the ccsB gene encoding c-type cytochrome biogenesis protein CcsB, whose translation MSDTASSLSASSWDEAMSDTGDHRVRRGRGDWTDIVFFLLLAAGAVFALERYPQAMDGYEKIILCGTVPALVWLGWLWRPLRTLMVACGLAAGAALALYGGDLARADDVFWLKYFFSSQSAIMWMCALFMIAMVCYWIGFVSATAAWLGTALSWGAVFAGTTGLLVRWREGHLMGPDLGHIPVSNLYEVFVLFALITALFYLYYERRYATRALGGFVLLVINSAVVFLLWYSLTRDAYQIQPLVPALKSWWMKLHVPANFIGYGTFSLAAMVGFAYLVKEHGQTRSWLKLTPLFIMGVLLMAEPMVFRTDGLSATWMFYFGGGAVVVGAILLARGPISRRLPSLEVLDDIMYRAIAVGFAFFTVATILGALWAADAWGAYWQWDPKETWALIVWLNYAAWLHMRLMKGLRGTLASYWALVGLLITGFAFLGVNMFLSGLHSYGEL comes from the coding sequence ATGAGCGATACCGCCTCCTCCCTGTCCGCGTCGTCCTGGGACGAAGCCATGTCCGACACCGGCGACCACCGCGTGCGCCGTGGCCGTGGAGATTGGACTGACATCGTGTTCTTCCTGCTGCTGGCTGCTGGCGCGGTGTTCGCGCTGGAACGCTATCCGCAGGCCATGGATGGCTACGAGAAGATCATCCTCTGTGGCACCGTGCCCGCCCTGGTGTGGCTGGGCTGGCTGTGGCGTCCGCTGCGAACGCTGATGGTCGCCTGTGGCCTGGCGGCCGGCGCGGCCCTGGCGCTGTACGGCGGCGACCTGGCCCGGGCCGACGACGTCTTCTGGCTGAAGTACTTCTTCTCGTCCCAGTCCGCCATCATGTGGATGTGCGCGCTGTTCATGATCGCCATGGTCTGCTACTGGATCGGCTTCGTCAGCGCGACGGCCGCCTGGCTGGGCACGGCCCTGAGCTGGGGCGCGGTCTTCGCCGGCACGACCGGCCTGCTGGTGCGCTGGCGTGAGGGCCACCTGATGGGGCCGGACCTGGGCCACATCCCGGTCAGCAACCTGTACGAAGTCTTCGTGCTGTTCGCGCTGATCACGGCGCTCTTCTACCTGTATTACGAACGCCGCTATGCCACGCGCGCGCTGGGCGGCTTCGTGCTGCTGGTCATCAACTCGGCCGTGGTGTTCCTGCTCTGGTATTCGCTGACGCGCGACGCCTACCAGATCCAGCCCCTGGTGCCCGCCCTGAAAAGCTGGTGGATGAAGCTGCACGTGCCCGCCAATTTCATCGGCTATGGCACCTTCTCGCTGGCGGCGATGGTGGGTTTCGCCTACCTGGTGAAGGAACACGGCCAGACGCGCTCGTGGCTCAAGCTGACGCCGCTCTTCATCATGGGCGTGCTGCTGATGGCCGAGCCCATGGTCTTCCGCACCGATGGGCTGTCTGCCACCTGGATGTTCTATTTCGGCGGCGGCGCCGTGGTTGTGGGCGCCATCCTGCTGGCGCGCGGGCCGATCTCGCGCCGGCTGCCCTCGCTGGAGGTGCTGGACGACATCATGTATCGCGCCATTGCCGTGGGCTTCGCGTTCTTCACCGTGGCCACCATCCTGGGCGCGCTGTGGGCGGCCGATGCCTGGGGGGCCTACTGGCAGTGGGACCCCAAGGAAACCTGGGCGCTCATCGTCTGGCTGAACTATGCGGCGTGGCTGCACATGCGCCTGATGAAGGGCCTGCGCGGCACGCTGGCGTCCTACTGGGCGCTGGTGGGCCTGCTCATCACGGGCTTCGCCTTCCTGGGCGTGAACATGTTCCTGTCGGGCTTGCACTCCTACGGCGAACTGTAG
- a CDS encoding cytochrome c biogenesis protein ResB — translation MTDSPSSPAARSQSLGADMSELLGSMRFAVSLLMFICVASIIGTVLPQNRPLSNYIDQFGPFWVEFFDKFSIWNVYNSWWFLVIMGFLVISTSLCVLRNTPKMLDDMRSFREHVRASSLRAFRHRVEIDSDASAPALTDKVRDLLARQGYAVRTRQDGDSVMLAAKRGSSNRLGYIFAHVSIVAICVGGLLDSELPVRMQVWLNGKVPVTEDMRIADVPATGRLSVDNPSFRANLLLPEGGRSGSAVVNVGQGSLVQPLPFNLTLKKFIVDYYSTGMPSRFASEVTVQDPDNGHTFDATIEVNEPLRYKGVTVYQSSFDDGGSRVSLAGRPLSGDKDFRFTVDGVVGRDTQLARPGEAPLQVQLTGLRTINVEDMRTGEPQPRELVEHVAAVTGSAAGKANEHLRNVGPSVEYRLIDGSGQAQEFHSYMLPITLDGIPVFMTGVRPNPSENYRYLRIPADEKGSLDAFMALRAAMSDPVKRREAARRFAVRSGAGTGDLQGVQESAERAMATLADSGLAGVSRFLEDNVPKDELPRAAGIIMRLLNATLFELHGLTREEAGLAPLPTEGAAASAAQDWTFVALNALSDLALYPSPVYFSLSDFDHVQASVFQVSRTPGKTTVYLGCLLLTLGIFAMFYVRDRRIWVWITPSPDGARAMAAMTSQKRTLDFNREFDRFRQTMEGLASRRKRPESFS, via the coding sequence ATGACTGATTCGCCTTCCTCGCCAGCCGCCCGCAGTCAAAGCCTGGGCGCCGACATGTCAGAACTGCTGGGCTCGATGCGCTTCGCGGTCAGCCTGCTGATGTTCATCTGCGTGGCGAGCATCATCGGCACCGTGTTGCCGCAGAACCGGCCGCTCAGCAATTACATCGACCAGTTCGGCCCCTTCTGGGTCGAGTTCTTCGACAAGTTCTCCATCTGGAACGTCTACAACAGCTGGTGGTTCCTGGTCATCATGGGCTTCCTGGTGATCTCGACCTCGCTGTGCGTTCTGCGCAACACGCCCAAGATGCTGGACGACATGCGCTCGTTCCGCGAGCACGTGCGCGCCTCCAGCCTGCGGGCCTTCCGCCATCGGGTGGAGATCGACAGCGACGCGTCCGCCCCGGCCCTGACGGACAAGGTGCGTGACCTGCTGGCCCGGCAAGGCTATGCCGTGCGCACGCGCCAGGACGGCGATTCGGTCATGCTGGCGGCCAAGCGCGGCAGCAGCAACCGGCTGGGCTACATCTTCGCGCACGTGTCGATCGTGGCCATCTGCGTGGGCGGGTTGCTCGACAGCGAATTGCCGGTGCGCATGCAGGTCTGGCTGAACGGCAAGGTGCCCGTCACCGAAGACATGCGCATTGCCGACGTGCCCGCCACGGGCCGCCTGTCGGTCGACAACCCGAGCTTCCGCGCCAACCTGCTGCTGCCCGAGGGCGGGCGCAGCGGCAGCGCCGTGGTGAACGTGGGCCAGGGGTCGCTGGTGCAGCCGCTGCCCTTCAACCTGACGCTGAAGAAGTTCATCGTCGACTATTACTCCACCGGCATGCCCAGCCGCTTCGCCAGCGAAGTGACCGTGCAGGACCCGGACAACGGCCACACCTTCGATGCCACCATCGAGGTCAACGAGCCGTTGCGCTACAAGGGCGTCACCGTCTACCAGTCCAGCTTCGACGATGGCGGCAGCCGCGTGTCGCTGGCGGGCCGTCCGCTCTCGGGCGACAAGGATTTCCGCTTCACGGTGGATGGCGTGGTGGGGCGCGACACCCAGCTGGCCCGGCCGGGCGAGGCGCCCCTGCAGGTACAGCTGACGGGCCTGCGTACCATCAACGTCGAGGACATGCGTACCGGCGAGCCGCAGCCGCGCGAGCTGGTCGAGCACGTCGCCGCCGTCACCGGCAGCGCCGCGGGCAAGGCGAACGAGCACCTGCGCAATGTCGGTCCCAGCGTGGAGTACCGCCTGATCGACGGCAGCGGCCAGGCCCAGGAGTTCCACAGCTACATGCTGCCCATCACCCTGGACGGCATTCCGGTCTTCATGACGGGCGTGCGCCCGAACCCTTCCGAGAACTATCGCTACCTGCGCATTCCCGCCGACGAGAAGGGCAGCCTGGATGCGTTCATGGCGCTGCGCGCGGCCATGTCCGATCCCGTGAAGCGCCGCGAAGCCGCCCGCCGCTTTGCCGTGCGCAGCGGCGCGGGCACGGGCGATCTGCAGGGCGTGCAGGAGTCCGCCGAGCGGGCCATGGCCACGCTGGCCGACAGCGGGCTGGCCGGCGTGTCGCGTTTCCTGGAAGACAACGTGCCCAAGGATGAATTGCCGCGCGCGGCAGGCATCATCATGCGGTTGTTGAACGCCACGCTGTTCGAGCTGCACGGATTGACGCGCGAAGAGGCCGGCCTGGCGCCGCTGCCCACCGAAGGCGCTGCGGCCAGCGCCGCGCAGGACTGGACCTTCGTTGCCCTGAATGCGCTGTCGGACCTGGCCCTGTATCCCTCGCCGGTGTATTTCTCGCTGTCCGACTTCGATCACGTCCAGGCCAGCGTCTTCCAGGTCAGCCGCACGCCCGGCAAGACCACCGTTTACCTGGGCTGCCTGCTGCTGACGCTGGGCATCTTCGCCATGTTCTACGTGCGTGACCGCCGCATCTGGGTCTGGATCACGCCCTCGCCGGACGGCGCCCGCGCCATGGCGGCCATGACCTCGCAAAAGCGTACACTCGATTTCAACCGGGAATTCGACCGGTTCCGCCAGACCATGGAAGGCCTGGCCAGCAGACGGAAACGTCCGGAGTCCTTTTCATGA
- a CDS encoding c-type cytochrome, with the protein MKRVLSQVLVASGLLLSAAVSTCLAAEASGPAKPDQAKGSTLYEQGDAARGIVACASCHGAAGNSTLPMNPNLAAQSHEYLLKQLHDFKVKEGAEHAARRGPEGAPSAMSAMVGPLTEEDMRNVAYFLSLQKLEQPATAGQESLVERGQQIWRGGIADQKVPACAACHGATGAGIPGQYPRLSGQFPAYIAEQLKLFRSGDRANNPAMHDVAKRMTDDDIKAVSDYAAGLR; encoded by the coding sequence ATGAAGCGTGTGTTGTCCCAGGTCCTGGTCGCCAGCGGGTTGTTGCTGAGCGCAGCCGTCTCGACCTGTCTTGCCGCGGAGGCCAGCGGCCCCGCAAAACCCGATCAAGCCAAGGGCAGCACCCTGTACGAACAGGGCGACGCGGCGCGCGGCATCGTCGCCTGTGCGTCCTGTCACGGCGCGGCGGGCAACAGCACGCTGCCGATGAATCCCAACCTGGCCGCGCAATCCCACGAATACCTGCTGAAGCAACTGCACGACTTCAAGGTCAAGGAAGGCGCCGAGCACGCGGCGCGCCGCGGCCCCGAAGGCGCGCCCTCCGCCATGAGCGCCATGGTCGGTCCGCTGACCGAGGAAGACATGCGCAACGTGGCCTACTTCCTGTCGCTGCAGAAGCTCGAGCAGCCCGCCACCGCCGGCCAGGAATCGCTGGTCGAGCGCGGCCAGCAGATCTGGCGCGGCGGCATCGCCGACCAGAAGGTCCCGGCCTGCGCGGCCTGCCACGGCGCCACGGGCGCGGGCATCCCCGGCCAGTATCCGCGTCTTTCCGGCCAGTTCCCCGCCTACATCGCCGAGCAGCTCAAGCTGTTCCGCAGCGGTGACCGCGCCAACAATCCCGCCATGCACGATGTGGCCAAGCGCATGACCGACGACGACATCAAGGCAGTGTCGGACTACGCTGCCGGCCTGCGCTGA
- the yihA gene encoding ribosome biogenesis GTP-binding protein YihA/YsxC, giving the protein MSLLHRASFTVSAARLDQLPPSSVPEVCFVGRSNSGKSSAINVLTNQRRLAFSSKTPGRTRLINLFGLPDPLNLDDPEARLGYLVDLPGYGYAAVAKQAREEWADVLGGYLRQREALVGVVLLIDIRRGVTDLDRRLVDWITPTKRPVLALLTKADKLPYGQRMRTIFSVRKDLADIGALFTVPFSATERIGLEEAGEIIANWISPKVVP; this is encoded by the coding sequence GTGTCCCTCCTCCATCGCGCTTCCTTCACCGTCTCGGCCGCCCGGCTGGATCAACTGCCGCCGTCCAGCGTACCCGAAGTCTGTTTCGTCGGGCGCTCGAATTCGGGCAAATCCTCAGCCATCAACGTGCTGACCAACCAGCGTCGCCTGGCGTTCTCCAGCAAGACGCCGGGGCGCACGCGCCTCATCAACCTGTTCGGCCTGCCCGATCCGCTCAACCTGGATGACCCGGAAGCCAGGCTGGGCTACCTCGTCGACCTGCCCGGCTACGGTTATGCCGCGGTCGCCAAGCAGGCGCGCGAGGAGTGGGCCGACGTGCTGGGCGGTTACCTGCGCCAGCGCGAAGCGCTGGTCGGCGTGGTGCTGCTCATCGACATCCGCCGCGGCGTGACCGACCTCGACCGCCGCCTGGTCGACTGGATCACGCCCACCAAGCGCCCCGTGCTGGCGCTGCTCACCAAGGCCGACAAGCTGCCCTATGGCCAGCGCATGCGCACCATCTTTTCCGTGCGCAAGGACCTGGCCGACATCGGCGCACTCTTCACCGTGCCGTTCTCGGCCACCGAGCGCATCGGCCTCGAAGAGGCCGGCGAAATCATCGCCAACTGGATCTCCCCCAAGGTAGTGCCATGA
- the hemB gene encoding porphobilinogen synthase: MTTTPHLVSADYPYARPRRNRRDDFSRRLVREHSLSVDDLIYPVFVAEGQKLQQPVGSMPGVVRHSLDTLLPVAESCLELGIPVLALFPVIDPSLKTPEGTEAANPDGLIPRVVSALKARYPELGIMTDVALDPYTSHGQDGYIDENGYVVNDYTVELLSRQALVQAQAGVDIVAPSDMMDGRIGAIRAVLEDQGHVHTRIMAYSAKYASAFYGPFRDAVGSAANLGKSNKLVYQMDPGNIDEALREVAADLREGADMVMVKPGMPYLDVLRRVKDAFRVPTYAYQVSGEYAMIKAAAANGWLDHDKVMMESLLGFKRAGADGILTYFAPDAARLLRAQR, encoded by the coding sequence ATGACCACCACGCCCCATCTCGTCTCCGCCGACTATCCCTATGCGCGCCCGCGCCGCAACCGCCGCGACGATTTCTCGCGCCGCCTGGTGCGCGAGCACAGCCTGTCCGTCGACGACCTGATCTATCCCGTCTTCGTCGCCGAAGGCCAGAAGCTGCAGCAGCCCGTGGGCTCCATGCCCGGCGTGGTGCGTCATTCGCTGGACACCCTGTTGCCCGTGGCGGAATCGTGCCTGGAACTCGGCATCCCCGTCCTGGCGCTGTTCCCGGTCATCGACCCCAGCCTGAAGACCCCCGAGGGCACCGAGGCCGCCAACCCCGACGGCCTCATCCCGCGCGTGGTCTCGGCGCTGAAGGCGCGCTATCCGGAACTCGGCATCATGACCGACGTGGCGCTGGACCCCTACACCAGCCACGGCCAGGACGGCTACATCGACGAGAACGGCTACGTGGTCAACGACTACACCGTCGAGCTGCTCTCGCGCCAGGCGCTGGTGCAGGCCCAGGCGGGCGTGGACATCGTGGCGCCCAGCGACATGATGGACGGCCGCATCGGCGCCATCCGCGCCGTGCTGGAAGACCAGGGTCACGTGCACACGCGCATCATGGCCTATTCGGCCAAGTACGCCAGCGCGTTCTACGGCCCCTTCCGCGACGCCGTGGGGTCGGCTGCCAACCTGGGCAAGTCCAACAAGCTCGTGTACCAGATGGATCCGGGCAACATCGACGAGGCGCTGCGCGAAGTGGCCGCCGACCTGCGCGAAGGCGCCGACATGGTCATGGTCAAGCCCGGCATGCCCTACCTGGACGTGCTGCGCCGCGTGAAGGACGCCTTCCGCGTGCCGACCTATGCTTACCAGGTGAGCGGCGAATACGCCATGATCAAGGCCGCCGCCGCCAACGGCTGGCTGGACCACGACAAGGTCATGATGGAATCGCTGCTGGGCTTCAAACGCGCGGGCGCCGACGGCATCCTGACCTACTTCGCCCCTGACGCTGCCCGCCTGCTGCGCGCGCAGCGCTAG